atttattaggaattcatttttatttttcgacACGGGCCTCTGAATTGTCGGAATCGGCCCTGTTAAATGATACTCtctccggtcactattataaaaaagaaattacattttaagttcattgaaaaacaccaatcgttagttggttcagtggcgATTGACGCTgctaaacttggtagggaggaccacagttcaaTCCTCCACAACTACGACTAGTAGGGGGCTGTAACAATTTGATATCAAAACTGACcttcgaaccagattaaactgacggtgaaatgaaaaaaaaagttcattgaAAGACGAATGTATTAGTATAAacaaattaatgtatctgacttatataagcaaaaaaccactttttagCTTCATTGGAAAACCACAAATATACtttcacttttttatttatttattaaaataaccacttttaaaaatattgcatctgtttgttacaaatcttttaaaaaaatcaaaatttagaaaaaacctGAAAACAGTTAAAAATGAGAAAGATTTTCAAATAATAGATTCTTTTAaaggagagagaaaataaatgttaCCGTAAAAGGTAGAagttattttgtaattaaaaaattcatttttacaTATATATCCAAGTAAGCTAAAGATCagctaaaaaaacaaactaaagattattttattaacaaaaaaacccaaaataagtTCAACTATtataaaatctttaaaaattaatctctaaattattaagTACTaccaaaattactatttttttaatcaataagaAACAAACCCGTAAAAACTATTTGACATTGGGTccgtttgttacagattaaaaaaatagtgattttgatgtaaaataatttagagtttagtttttagagatttttaaaaaagttgaatttaatttgtgtttgtttattataataaaaaacactttttttaaataaaataatctttagtttatttggatacaacttattaaagtgatttttttaattacaaataactttcttcttttaacatttcttttctatctccgctaaaaaaaaaaattattttataagctactcttagtagcttATCATTTTTAGCTATTTTTTTGATTATTcttagcttctgattattttaaaaatctgtaaTAAACAtatacaaaacaattaaaagtgattatttttataaaaaaaatatttttttttctaccaaaCTAATGCCTCAACGGGTAAAAAACTAATGCAAAGTAATCTTAACTTatttcaattgtgattaaacgACGTCGTGTGTGGGTAGGATTAGGAATATGTTTTACAACAGTACACTCTATCTATCCTCTTCTTCTTTGTCATCTCATCTCCACTCTCAGTTCAGTTGCGCTATGACTGTGAGTCCTCCCTCTGCTGCTCCCATGTAACAACAACCCTTCTGGTAAACATTTCTATTtctgtttttccttttctttttacaattatttttattattttatcatgtgGAAGCTTTAATGgaatttaacattttatttgagTACTCTGCTGAATTATGAGTtaattataatcatattatGTTATTATGCAAACTAAATTCAATGAATAAATTTTAGAGTGAAATGGAAATCAGTAGCGGCAATAACAGCAGTAACATGATGTGGTTTTTCAAAGATAGAGGCTTTGATGATAACATCATACAAGGAATGTTCAAAAAATGCAAGCGTCTCGAGACGGCGCATCGCGAAAGAGCAGATGAGAATTGGGAGTATTTGAAAACCATTGGCATTCTAGAAAGGAAACTTCCTTCAATTGTTTCAAAATGTCCTAAGATTCTTGTACTTGGTCTTAATGAGAAAATTCTCCCCATGGTTGAATGTCTCAACACACTTGCAACAAAACCTAATGAAGTTGCATCTGCCATAGCCAAGTTCCCTCACATTCTCTCTTATAGTGTCGAAGAGAAGCTTTGTCCCCTTTTGGCGTTCTTTCAGGCATTAGGCGTCCCCGAAAAACAAATCGGGAAAATTTTACTGTTAAACCCTAGGCTTATTAGTTACAGCATTGAGATAAAGATGAGGGAAATTGTGAAATTCCTTGCCAGCATTGGTCTTGATAAAGACGGAATGATTGGTAAAATTATGGTCAAGGACCCGTTTATTATGGGTTATAGTGTTGATAAAAGGCTTCGCCCTACTTCCGAGTTTCTGAAGTCAATTGGTTTGACTGAGCAGGATCTTCAAGTGCTGGCCTTGAACTTCCCGTCGATTTTGAGTAGAGACGCAAACAAGGTCTTGGTACACAATTACGATTATTTAAAGAACTGTGGGTTTCAAGGGCGACAGATAGTTGATTTGGTAGTTGGTTTTCCTCCTGTTTTGATCAAGAGTATCCGAAATTCTTTAGAACCAAGGATCAAGTTCTTAGTAGATGTAATGGGGAGAGAAGTCGATGAAATCATTGATTATCCATGCTTCTTTCGTCATGGCCTGAAGAAAAAATTAGTGTCGCGGCACAAACTCCTACAGAAGAGGAATTTGAATTGCAGCTTGAGTGAAATGCTGGACTGTAATGAGAAGAAGTTTCACTTGAAGTTTGGCTTGTTAGAAGGACATGCCTTGAGTAACTAGGTCTCATCACTATTTTAGTTTGTTTATGATTTTCATAATTAGTCGACTCGCTTTTCTTTCCTCTCA
This portion of the Trifolium pratense cultivar HEN17-A07 linkage group LG3, ARS_RC_1.1, whole genome shotgun sequence genome encodes:
- the LOC123916366 gene encoding transcription termination factor MTERF6, chloroplastic/mitochondrial-like — translated: MEISSGNNSSNMMWFFKDRGFDDNIIQGMFKKCKRLETAHRERADENWEYLKTIGILERKLPSIVSKCPKILVLGLNEKILPMVECLNTLATKPNEVASAIAKFPHILSYSVEEKLCPLLAFFQALGVPEKQIGKILLLNPRLISYSIEIKMREIVKFLASIGLDKDGMIGKIMVKDPFIMGYSVDKRLRPTSEFLKSIGLTEQDLQVLALNFPSILSRDANKVLVHNYDYLKNCGFQGRQIVDLVVGFPPVLIKSIRNSLEPRIKFLVDVMGREVDEIIDYPCFFRHGLKKKLVSRHKLLQKRNLNCSLSEMLDCNEKKFHLKFGLLEGHALSN